One region of Streptomyces rishiriensis genomic DNA includes:
- a CDS encoding helix-turn-helix domain-containing protein, which translates to MTTAAPELLTVPEVMIRLKVGRTKVYDLIRTHRLASLKVDGCRRIPDDAVRDLIRRGIGEAA; encoded by the coding sequence ATGACCACCGCCGCCCCCGAGCTGCTGACCGTGCCGGAAGTCATGATCCGGCTCAAGGTCGGCCGGACCAAGGTCTATGACCTGATCCGCACTCACAGACTGGCGTCCCTCAAGGTCGACGGCTGCCGCCGCATCCCGGACGACGCCGTGCGCGACCTCATCCGCCGTGGGATCGGGGAGGCCGCCTGA